The genomic DNA GAACAAactaaagagtttttttttttttttttttttatgaaagatttgTTTTTAGCACAGGTCTGTGAAGAGCTCGCATTGTGTGGTGAAGCTGTTTGAACAGAAAACTAAATAAAGGCATCACTGTCTGAACTTGCACATCTGACAAATGAGGATTTTTAATACAGAACCGATACTTTTAAATTCAAATGAACAATATAATATGTTCATTCAGTCTCCAGATAATATGAACCCTTGCCAGCCAGCAGACTGCTGCGACAAATCAATCTCAGCATGTTTCCAATAATGACTTATCAGGGGGCTTAAAACAAATTCATTTACTTGCTTGTTTGAGGCTGCATTGACTTCTCTGTTCCCTTATCAGTGAGTGAAAGCAGACCGCTGGAGTGGATGCTAATCCTTTAAGAACACTACATTCTTCATTCCTGTCACAGCTGTTCGTGTCTATTTTGACCCTGCTGTCCCCCTGTCTCACTGTGGCAGCCGCACACAGAGAAAATCACAAAAAGACAAAGCATACACGTACACCACAGCCTGTTCCTCTTTATTTTACCTCTGGTGTTATGTGATTTGGTATTCATTCAGAGGGACtcgggataaaaaaaaaacatctgataaGTGCCTGAAATTTAAATATGTAAAGAGAATCaaatttattttgtgtaaagcagtcAATCTTAAATTATAGCCTTAAACCATTACATGATTTGAATATAATCCTGTTTCCCTGGATTAATATCCATTATTTGTGGAAAAGGCAAAAAGTCACATTTGTTATGATTTCTGGCGTGTGACGTGACACTTATATTGTGGTAGTACTGGATTTAATCTCGTACACTGGATGTTATGTCCCCAGATTATTATCACTCAGCAAACAGTCCTCACTGCAGAGCATCACTGTTAAAACAAGTAGTCATGTCATATTTGTGATCATAAGCAAACGTTCATGGGGtggacacaataacacaaacgtGCAATATGGTGCAATCCAGCACAACATTATTGCAAATTACAACAACAAATCTGCCAAACCAACACCTTTCTGACACACTGTCAACTAAAATGTATCTAAGGGAGTGTCTTTGCAGGGCTCTTTTACTGAATTGCAGTATACTGTGCAGGTGTTCATACGTCTCAGCATGGATTTGTCTCATTTACAgctcaaagaaaagaaaggccTCTTAGAGCAATGCAGCTGTGCTTTACTAAGAAAGTAAACACTGAACAATGAACTGTTGTTACTGTGAGCAAGATATctgttctctttttctttttagaaaGCAGAGCGCTCATGATTCTGAATTTAGCAGATGTTCAGTCAAATGAAGGTCTCTGCAAGACTCAGACTCCCTGTTATGCACAGCCGTGTGGCATTTTATCTCGGTACAGACTATAAAATGTTTGAGAGCTTGGCATCGCCATGGGCAGAGACACTATTTACCAGCAACATCCATAATTTACAGCAGGGCGGTGTGAAGTAGAGGTAGCCAACAGCATTCATTGTTTAATTGACTTTATTTAAAATTATGACATGTAATTCATGTGGACATGAGAGAGCAGTCTGTTCATGCTTTACAGTCTCTGTTCTATGTAGTTGCACAGGCAAAACTCTGTGGTTTTAGTAATAAAAACAAAGTCTTAAAGTTGCAAATGACTTTAATATCACCAAATAGACTATTATTAGCAGCAATCTCTGACAgacaaaaagcttaaaaaacacattcaaacagtTTGTTTTACACTAATACACCACAAAGAGCTGGGTAATAACAGTCTGTGTCCTTCATGTATGTACCCTTACACTGCGGTCAAGGTGGGTAGAAAGCGTTGTCAGAACAGTATACCTGTCTGTCAGGGATGTCACAGTCATGTAACGGCTCTCTGCTGGGGGTCTGTGTCCATAGCTCCACATCTTCATCTGAGATAGAGGGATGAGTGAGGATGATCCGCGGGATCTGTCAGAACAAGTTGTCATGTTTTACGTACATgcatgtcagaaaaagtcataatgtcaaaatgtcatataatttaaacaatgtttgtttttgcagttgtttttttaattcggGAAAGGTTCTAATGAGCAGTAAACCAAAGTACCCCTAAGGATACATGTACCCCCATTGGAATAACACTGCTATATCCTAATGAGGGATGAGAAATCTGCTTACTGTCATTGTGTGTTTCCCCCCTTGAAGTGAATCATGTTTCATCAAATCAGACTGAAATACAAAAagacaagacaaagaaaagaagtGTATAagaatgacttattttgaaggGGTAAACCACATATGGCTTGAGGCACATCATAAAACAATGGTGAAATTTAAAAAGTGTACTCTGTGCTGTGATTGGAGTAAACCACCCACAATGCTGCTGCCGTTGCAGACAACCGCCTCAATCTTCTTGGACAAACCGTCTTCCACTCTCTCCGTCTTGGGCTGTTTGCCTCTTTGGTCTCTGCCATCCTGGGTGCACGGCTGTCGCCCTATCACGTCCAGAGGATCCTGATGTTCGTCCAGGTCACATACCTCTCGAGGTAGCAGCTTTTCTCTTAATACTTTCATCTTGATGCAGCTCCCGGCATTCCTGAGGGAGCTGACCGCCTCGTGGTGGGTCGCCGCCTGCATGTTGAGGCCATTGACCTGGAAGGACCATGGTCACATTACACTTTCAGTCTCGGTGAAAGTAGGAGCAGGAGTCAGAGGTGAGGAATTaagtcacacactcacacacagcatAGGTTATCTGAAAATAGCATGCATATTCCCACTACAGACAGTGATGAAGGTTTCTAATCAGCTTTAATTTACAAAGGTGTGAATCTACAGATTGGTTTAGGCTTTTTTATTTGTCAGCCTCATTCTGGCTATATCTTCTTAGGGGAAGTCCCAGCTGTCGAGTGTCCACTGCTGGTCTtatgcatggatgtataatgCCCTCCATTGGTCACAAGAGGAACACCAGCAGGAAGTAGGTTTTGTAATAATATTCTTACAGCCAGtataaagtacaagtatgtgATTTCCATTCAGTCAACAATATGTCATACACTGGTCAGTGAAAAGGAAATTATGAACAAAGATTACAAACGTGGGAAAAATGATTCCCAGCCTACCTCCAGCAGTCTGTCTCCAACATGGACCCCTGCCTTTCCCGATGCTCCCTCTTTATTTACTCTGGAAATAAAAATTCCCTGAAAGGAAATAGACAAGTTAGCCTGAGAAAAGAGCACTGCTAGTTCTGTTGTACCAGAACTCACCTCATCTTGGTCTTTGTAAGGCAGAGAGCCCTTCCCACCAGCAATGCTGATTCCCAAACTACCGCTCTGGCTTGACACTTTGATCTGTAACTAAAAGGAAATTGTTTTATTACAATATAAAGCTAGGCCTGAGTGGAGAAAATACCAACAAAAATTAGAATAGCAATAATTTGCCACAATCAATAAAATTTCCAACAGTGCCTAGCACAACCGCATAGAGATAATTAGACATTTAAGAAAGATACTGCGTGCAGTTACTCTTAAAGGCACTTGGGAGACGAATGATTCCTGAGGAAGGGTCTTCTCTGTCACCAAAGAAGACTTCAGATGCCCTGTGATGGAGGAGGTCTTTATGTTGGGGATGGGGTCTCCTTGGAGACCAGACCCTGCATTAAGAGCTCTGTGATGCTGAGACTTCCTCCCCTCTCGGGTTTCACCTCTGTGATGGCGAAGCCATCGTGGTACGGCATCACTCTCTGGCAGCTGGCCTGTACCATCCTGGTGATAAGAAATAGTCCAATGCTGTTATATAGTACTGCTTGTGTATGACATACATCTGTGGAGTCTGATATTTCACTTTGAATTCCTCACAAGACATTTGCAAAATGAGAAATTGTAAAAGGATGAGACATTCAGTTAAATAGGCATCTTCTCAAACAGGGTTTCTTGACATGTACTGTGATGATGACGAAACTAGAATAAGTGGAAACCTGCAGCAGAACAGTTTATTAATGTCTGCAGTGGCTGATAAAAATGTGTATCACCATATCAAGAGAAATCAAGATAAACAACATGATAGCTAGAAGATACCTAAACTGGAAAACAGACCTCCTCAGGTTGCTCAAGTTCCTCTGCGTCCTTCTCTGCACTGGGGCAGTGACCACAAATGCTGTCGCTGGCCGGGAACAGTTTGGGTCTTTGCTGATGACATTCTTTGTTTGCCACCCAGCTGAAGCCTGGGATCATGGCCCAGTTTTGGCCATTGGTCCTGAGGGATGGGTTAGTATGAGGCTTTCTACATTCCTGGAGATAGTCAGAAGACACCAGCTGTTGCTGAAAATTTCAATGTAATGTCTTGAAGGAAATGAGTAGTGACAGTGATGGATCAGTGGGGAATACATTTGATGAAACCACGTCTCTCATCTTGAAGTGTAAACTTGTGATGTATCAAGGCAGGACATAAAG from Sander lucioperca isolate FBNREF2018 chromosome 15, SLUC_FBN_1.2, whole genome shotgun sequence includes the following:
- the LOC116052769 gene encoding PDZ domain-containing protein 7 isoform X1, whose amino-acid sequence is MIPGFSWVANKECHQQRPKLFPASDSICGHCPSAEKDAEELEQPEEDGTGQLPESDAVPRWLRHHRGETREGRKSQHHRALNAGSGLQGDPIPNIKTSSITGHLKSSLVTEKTLPQESFVSQVPLRLQIKVSSQSGSLGISIAGGKGSLPYKDQDEVSSGTTELAVLFSQANLSISFQGIFISRVNKEGASGKAGVHVGDRLLEVNGLNMQAATHHEAVSSLRNAGSCIKMKVLREKLLPREVCDLDEHQDPLDVIGRQPCTQDGRDQRGKQPKTERVEDGLSKKIEAVVCNGSSISDLMKHDSLQGGKHTMTIPRIILTHPSISDEDVELWTQTPSREPLHDCDIPDRQVYCSDNAFYPP
- the LOC116052769 gene encoding protein scribble homolog isoform X2; translated protein: MIPGFSWVANKECHQQRPKLFPASDSICGHCPSAEKDAEELEQPEEDGTGQLPESDAVPRWLRHHRGETREGRKSQHHRALNAGSGLQGDPIPNIKTSSITGHLKSSLVTEKTLPQESFVSQVPLRLQIKVSSQSGSLGISIAGGKGSLPYKDQDEGIFISRVNKEGASGKAGVHVGDRLLEVNGLNMQAATHHEAVSSLRNAGSCIKMKVLREKLLPREVCDLDEHQDPLDVIGRQPCTQDGRDQRGKQPKTERVEDGLSKKIEAVVCNGSSISDLMKHDSLQGGKHTMTIPRIILTHPSISDEDVELWTQTPSREPLHDCDIPDRQVYCSDNAFYPP
- the LOC116052769 gene encoding uncharacterized protein LOC116052769 isoform X3 gives rise to the protein MIPGFSWVANKECHQQRPKLFPASDSICGHCPSAEKDAEELEQPEEDGTGQLPESDAVPRWLRHHRGETREGRKSQHHRALNAGSGLQGDPIPNIKTSSITGHLKSSLVTEKTLPQESFVSQVPLRLQIKVSSQSGSLGISIAGGKGSLPYKDQDEVNGLNMQAATHHEAVSSLRNAGSCIKMKVLREKLLPREVCDLDEHQDPLDVIGRQPCTQDGRDQRGKQPKTERVEDGLSKKIEAVVCNGSSISDLMKHDSLQGGKHTMTIPRIILTHPSISDEDVELWTQTPSREPLHDCDIPDRQVYCSDNAFYPP